A single window of Synechococcus sp. CBW1004 DNA harbors:
- the acs gene encoding acetate--CoA ligase produces the protein MSEPIAPTIESVLQEQRSFDPPAELAAQARIGSMEAYRALAERAQSDPDGFWGDLARQELHWFEPFHTVLDWSNPPFARWFEGGTTNLSFNCLDRHLAGPRADKMALIWEGEPGDTRRFTYRQLHAEVCRAANALKDLGIGKGDLVALYMPMIPEAAIAMLACARIGAPHSVVFGGFSADALRDRLIDGEAKLVITADGGFRKDRPVPLKPAVDEALAAEGGAPSVQKVLVVRRLDGAGGDCAMQEGRDAWWHELVEAQSPQCPAEPMASEDRLFVLYTSGSTGKPKGVVHTTAGYNLWAHLTFQWIFDIREDDIHWCTADVGWITGHSYIVYGPLSNGATTVMYEGAPRPSKPGAFWEVIQKHRCTIFYTAPTAIRAFMKSGREVPDQYDMSSLRILGTVGEPINPEAWMWYRDVIGGDRCPVVDTWWQTETGGVMISPLPGATPTKPGSCTLPLPGILADIVDHDGNSQPADQGGYLAIRRPWPGMMRTVHGDPERFRRSYWEEIRPADGSWLYFAGDGARRDADGYFWVMGRVDDVINVSGHRLGTMEIESALVSHPAVAEAAVVGRPDELKGEGIVAFVTLEAGRSGDEALIGELRSHVGKEIGPIARPDVIRFSDALPKTRSGKIMRRILRSLAAGQEVSGDTSTLEDRSVLDALRV, from the coding sequence ATGAGCGAGCCCATCGCCCCCACGATCGAATCGGTGCTGCAGGAACAGCGCAGCTTCGATCCGCCGGCCGAGCTGGCGGCGCAGGCGCGCATCGGCTCGATGGAGGCCTACCGCGCCCTAGCGGAACGGGCCCAGAGCGATCCGGACGGCTTCTGGGGCGATCTGGCCCGTCAGGAACTGCACTGGTTCGAGCCGTTCCACACGGTGCTCGACTGGAGCAACCCGCCCTTCGCCCGCTGGTTCGAGGGCGGCACCACCAACCTGAGCTTCAACTGCCTCGATCGTCACCTCGCGGGGCCACGGGCCGACAAGATGGCCCTGATCTGGGAAGGGGAACCCGGGGACACGCGCCGCTTCACCTACCGCCAGCTGCACGCCGAGGTGTGCAGGGCGGCGAATGCCCTGAAGGATCTGGGAATCGGCAAGGGCGACCTGGTGGCCCTGTACATGCCGATGATCCCGGAGGCGGCCATCGCGATGCTCGCCTGCGCCCGCATCGGTGCCCCCCATTCGGTGGTGTTCGGCGGCTTTTCGGCCGATGCCCTGCGCGATCGTCTCATCGATGGCGAGGCGAAGCTGGTGATCACCGCCGACGGCGGCTTCCGCAAGGACAGGCCCGTGCCGCTGAAGCCGGCGGTGGATGAGGCTCTCGCAGCGGAAGGCGGGGCCCCCAGCGTGCAGAAGGTCCTGGTGGTGCGCCGTCTCGATGGTGCCGGGGGCGACTGCGCCATGCAGGAGGGCCGCGATGCCTGGTGGCATGAGCTGGTGGAGGCCCAGAGCCCGCAATGCCCGGCGGAGCCGATGGCCAGCGAAGACCGGCTGTTCGTGCTCTACACCTCCGGCTCCACCGGCAAGCCCAAAGGGGTGGTGCACACCACCGCCGGCTACAACCTGTGGGCCCACCTCACCTTCCAGTGGATCTTCGACATCCGTGAGGACGACATCCACTGGTGCACCGCGGACGTCGGCTGGATCACGGGGCACAGCTACATCGTCTATGGACCGCTCTCGAACGGCGCCACCACGGTGATGTACGAGGGCGCGCCCCGCCCCAGCAAACCGGGAGCCTTCTGGGAGGTGATCCAGAAGCACCGCTGCACGATCTTCTACACCGCCCCTACGGCGATCCGCGCCTTCATGAAGAGCGGCCGTGAGGTGCCGGATCAGTACGACATGAGCTCGCTGCGGATTCTCGGCACCGTCGGTGAGCCGATCAATCCTGAGGCCTGGATGTGGTATCGCGATGTGATCGGCGGCGACCGCTGCCCGGTGGTGGACACCTGGTGGCAGACCGAGACCGGCGGCGTCATGATCAGCCCGCTGCCCGGAGCCACTCCCACCAAGCCCGGCTCCTGCACCCTGCCCCTGCCGGGGATCCTCGCCGACATCGTCGATCACGACGGCAACTCGCAGCCGGCCGACCAGGGCGGCTATCTGGCCATCCGGCGTCCCTGGCCGGGGATGATGCGCACCGTGCACGGCGATCCCGAGCGCTTCCGCAGGAGCTATTGGGAGGAGATCCGACCCGCCGATGGCAGCTGGCTGTACTTCGCCGGAGATGGCGCCCGCCGCGACGCCGACGGCTACTTCTGGGTGATGGGCCGCGTCGATGACGTGATCAACGTGAGCGGCCACCGCCTGGGCACGATGGAGATCGAGAGCGCCCTGGTGAGCCATCCGGCCGTGGCCGAGGCCGCGGTGGTGGGGCGGCCCGATGAGCTCAAGGGCGAGGGGATCGTGGCCTTCGTGACCCTCGAAGCCGGCCGCAGCGGCGACGAGGCCCTGATCGGCGAGCTGCGCAGCCATGTGGGCAAGGAGATCGGCCCGATCGCCCGCCCCGATGTGATCCGCTTCTCCGACGCCCTGCCCAAGACCCGCAGCGGCAAGATCATGCGGCGCATCCTGCGCTCCCTGGCCGCCGGCCAGGAGGTGAGCGGCGACACCTCCACGCTTGAGGACCGCTCCGTGCTCGATGCCCTGCGGGTGTGA
- a CDS encoding HAD family phosphatase encodes MSAPAACLFDLDGLLLDTEPLHSLAWRQAAERFGLQLPDAELMRLRGRRRLDNARQVITWIAERVGAPPTVEELLAVQQPIARGLLPRAEPMEGAPELLRQCLERQVAMALVTSSSRESLALKTAGHPWLELIELRIDGDDPDLKAGKPAPDPFLLAAERLGVSPGDCWAFEDSPAGAIAAAAAGCRVHVLVPPGLSPEERQRLYPGDWIFLESLRDLAFERRA; translated from the coding sequence ATGAGTGCCCCTGCCGCCTGCCTGTTCGACCTCGATGGTCTGCTGCTTGACACCGAGCCGCTGCACAGCCTGGCCTGGCGACAGGCGGCCGAGCGTTTCGGCCTGCAGCTGCCCGACGCCGAGCTGATGCGGCTGCGGGGCCGGCGTCGTCTCGACAATGCCCGCCAGGTGATCACCTGGATCGCGGAACGGGTCGGAGCACCTCCGACGGTGGAGGAGCTGCTGGCCGTGCAGCAGCCGATCGCCCGTGGCCTGCTGCCCCGGGCCGAGCCCATGGAGGGGGCGCCGGAGCTTCTGCGGCAATGCCTTGAGCGGCAGGTGGCGATGGCGCTGGTCACCAGCAGCAGCCGTGAATCCCTTGCCCTCAAGACCGCCGGCCATCCCTGGCTGGAGCTGATCGAGCTGCGCATCGACGGCGATGACCCCGACCTGAAGGCCGGAAAGCCGGCGCCCGATCCCTTCCTGCTGGCGGCCGAGCGGCTGGGGGTGAGCCCCGGGGACTGCTGGGCCTTCGAGGATTCACCGGCCGGGGCGATCGCGGCGGCGGCGGCCGGCTGCCGGGTGCATGTCCTGGTGCCGCCAGGACTGTCGCCCGAGGAGCGCCAGCGGCTGTATCCGGGTGACTGGATCTTCCTGGAGAGCCTGCGCGATCTCGCGTTCGAACGGCGCGCCTGA
- the sds gene encoding solanesyl diphosphate synthase: MSTVAELLQPVEADLDALLADLRSLIGAGHPILQAAAEHLFAAGGKRLRPGIVLLLSRAIAPDGGLSPRHRRLAEITEMIHTASLVHDDVVDGADTRRGVATVHSRFNHRVAVLAGDFLFAQASWHLANLDDLEVVKLLSRVIMDLADGEVKQGLFRYDTGQSFETYLEKSYCKTASLIANSCRAAGVLSGLDGQRLDDLYRFGRQLGLAFQVVDDILDFTGSDQQLGKPAASDLASGYLTAPALFALEERPALAGLIEREFSETGDLEQALALVRGCEAIPRARSLAEGFAREAHEAITWLPASEPRSALRALPEFVLSRLY; the protein is encoded by the coding sequence GTGTCGACGGTTGCAGAGCTGCTCCAACCCGTCGAGGCCGACCTCGATGCCCTGCTGGCCGATCTGCGCTCCCTGATCGGCGCCGGCCACCCCATCCTGCAGGCTGCGGCTGAGCACCTGTTCGCCGCCGGGGGCAAGCGCCTGCGGCCGGGCATCGTGCTGCTGCTGTCACGCGCGATCGCCCCGGACGGCGGCCTCAGCCCCCGTCACCGGCGCCTGGCGGAGATCACCGAGATGATCCACACCGCCTCACTCGTCCATGACGATGTCGTGGATGGCGCCGACACCCGTCGCGGTGTGGCCACGGTGCACAGCCGCTTCAACCACCGCGTGGCGGTCCTGGCCGGTGACTTCCTGTTCGCCCAGGCCAGCTGGCATCTGGCCAACCTCGACGATCTCGAGGTGGTGAAGCTGCTGTCGCGGGTGATCATGGACCTCGCCGATGGCGAGGTGAAGCAGGGGCTGTTCCGCTATGACACCGGCCAGAGCTTCGAGACCTACCTCGAAAAGAGCTACTGCAAGACGGCCTCGCTGATCGCCAACAGCTGCCGCGCCGCCGGCGTGCTGTCCGGTCTGGATGGCCAGCGCCTCGATGATCTCTACCGCTTCGGCCGCCAGCTGGGCCTGGCCTTCCAGGTGGTGGATGACATCCTCGACTTCACCGGCAGCGACCAGCAGCTGGGCAAACCAGCCGCCAGCGATCTGGCCTCCGGCTACCTCACCGCCCCGGCGTTGTTCGCGCTGGAGGAACGTCCCGCCCTGGCCGGCCTGATCGAGCGTGAGTTCAGCGAGACGGGCGATCTGGAACAGGCCCTCGCACTGGTGCGTGGCTGCGAGGCGATCCCGCGCGCCCGGTCCCTGGCGGAGGGCTTCGCCCGCGAGGCCCATGAGGCGATCACCTGGCTGCCCGCCTCCGAGCCCCGATCGGCCCTGCGGGCCCTGCCGGAGTTCGTGCTGAGCCGGTTGTACTGA
- the murI gene encoding glutamate racemase, with the protein MTAPAAAAPIGIFDSGVGGLSVWRQIVRQLPDESTLYFADRAHVPYGSRHSREIRFYSEAICACLVEAGCKAIVVACNTASAVALHHLRERFPGHLILGLEPAVKPAVALTRSGVVGVMATPATFQGQLYRATVGRHAGEVTVVEQVCLGLADLVEAGIPEGADTDALLRSFLEPMLAAGADTIVLGCTHYPFVIDAIRRLAGPEVTVIDPAPAVARHLGCLLKRHDLEAPAGRGVEHRFLTTGQAACFDRDASHLIGIDAASQAVPWRPDTPRDSEAEPLRLQSPPQPF; encoded by the coding sequence ATGACGGCGCCGGCAGCCGCGGCACCGATCGGCATCTTCGATTCAGGCGTGGGAGGGCTGAGCGTCTGGCGCCAGATCGTGCGCCAGCTGCCCGATGAATCCACCCTCTACTTCGCCGACAGGGCCCATGTCCCCTACGGCAGCCGCCATAGCCGCGAGATCCGCTTCTACAGCGAAGCCATCTGCGCCTGTCTGGTGGAAGCCGGCTGCAAGGCGATCGTGGTCGCCTGCAATACCGCCTCGGCGGTGGCGCTGCATCACCTGCGCGAGCGCTTCCCCGGCCACCTGATCCTGGGGCTGGAGCCGGCGGTGAAGCCCGCCGTGGCCCTCACCCGCTCCGGCGTGGTGGGGGTGATGGCCACACCGGCCACCTTTCAGGGGCAGCTGTACCGAGCCACGGTGGGACGCCATGCCGGCGAGGTGACGGTGGTCGAGCAGGTGTGCCTGGGCCTGGCCGATCTGGTCGAGGCGGGGATCCCGGAAGGGGCCGACACCGATGCGCTGCTGCGGAGTTTCCTCGAGCCGATGCTGGCGGCCGGTGCCGACACGATCGTGCTCGGCTGCACCCATTACCCGTTCGTGATCGATGCCATCCGCCGCCTGGCGGGACCGGAGGTGACCGTGATCGATCCGGCGCCGGCCGTGGCACGCCACCTGGGCTGCCTGCTGAAACGCCATGACCTTGAGGCTCCGGCCGGGCGGGGGGTGGAGCACCGCTTCCTGACCACGGGCCAGGCGGCCTGTTTCGACCGCGACGCCAGCCATCTCATCGGCATCGACGCCGCCAGTCAGGCGGTTCCCTGGCGGCCGGACACCCCTCGCGATTCCGAGGCGGAGCCCCTGCGGCTGCAGTCGCCGCCGCAGCCCTTCTAG
- a CDS encoding N-acetylmuramoyl-L-alanine amidase, whose amino-acid sequence MIPRFRFGRTGLRTAGRSALLVALLTLLAELPAWAGSSLSAWRFNREGSLEIRTAPGIQVQAFFEEGPPGKGPRVWIDLPGAPSRTRTVPAGGVLREVRIGKPDPGTTRLVLEFQPGTRLDPRQLRLVGTARDRWRMDFQGLPSRSLLAVGEGDFDAPVRSGGWISRNTGSGFGNSGRTTSPLPLNPAGLPSVPRGRYRVVIDPGHGGPDPGAVGIGGLRETNVVLDVGLQVAQLLQARGVSVSLTRTSEVDVDLPPRVALANNIGAHLFVSLHANALSMSRPDVNGVETFYFQGGNSQRLASVIQQQLMAVSPGTPDRGARPGRFYVIRRTTMPSALAEMGFVTGSIDAPRLADPNFRRRLALAVATAILEYLNP is encoded by the coding sequence ATGATTCCCCGTTTCCGCTTCGGCCGCACCGGCCTGCGCACCGCTGGCCGCTCCGCCCTGCTGGTCGCTCTGCTGACGCTGCTGGCCGAGCTGCCCGCCTGGGCCGGCAGCAGCCTGTCCGCCTGGCGCTTCAACCGCGAAGGCAGCCTCGAGATCCGGACCGCCCCCGGAATCCAGGTGCAGGCCTTCTTCGAGGAGGGACCGCCCGGCAAGGGACCACGGGTCTGGATTGACCTGCCCGGCGCCCCCAGCCGCACCCGCACGGTGCCGGCGGGAGGGGTGCTGCGCGAGGTGCGCATCGGCAAGCCGGATCCCGGCACCACCCGGCTGGTGCTCGAGTTCCAGCCCGGCACCCGCCTCGACCCACGCCAGCTCCGTCTGGTGGGAACCGCCCGCGACCGCTGGCGCATGGACTTCCAGGGCCTGCCCAGCCGCTCGCTGCTGGCGGTGGGTGAGGGAGATTTCGACGCCCCGGTGCGCAGCGGCGGCTGGATCAGCCGCAACACCGGCAGCGGTTTCGGCAACAGCGGCCGCACCACCTCCCCGCTGCCGCTCAACCCCGCCGGTCTGCCCTCGGTACCGCGCGGCCGTTACCGGGTGGTGATCGATCCCGGCCATGGCGGCCCGGATCCGGGCGCCGTGGGGATCGGCGGGCTCCGCGAGACCAACGTGGTGCTCGATGTCGGCCTGCAGGTGGCCCAGCTGCTCCAGGCCCGCGGGGTGAGCGTCTCGCTGACCCGCACCTCAGAGGTGGACGTCGACCTGCCGCCGCGGGTGGCTCTGGCCAACAACATCGGCGCCCACCTGTTTGTGAGCCTGCATGCCAACGCCCTGAGCATGTCGAGGCCCGATGTGAACGGCGTCGAAACCTTCTATTTCCAGGGAGGCAATTCCCAGCGCCTGGCGTCGGTGATCCAGCAGCAGCTGATGGCCGTCTCGCCCGGCACTCCCGACCGGGGCGCCCGGCCAGGACGCTTCTACGTGATCCGTCGCACCACGATGCCCTCGGCACTGGCCGAGATGGGCTTCGTCACCGGCTCGATCGACGCCCCGCGGCTGGCCGATCCCAACTTCCGCCGCCGGCTCGCTCTGGCGGTGGCCACCGCGATCCTGGAGTACCTCAATCCATGA
- a CDS encoding carbon-nitrogen hydrolase family protein produces MSSFLAAALQLTSTSDPDANLAAAEELIELAARRGAELVGLPENFAFMGDDQERIALAPALAERCSRFLVTMARRYQVTLLGGGFPVPAGENLTYNRAELVGVEGQLLARYDKIHLFDVDIPDGVPYRESATVQPGSTLPPVVDVPGLCRIGLSICYDVRFPELYRHLAGAGAELLMVPAAFTAYTGKDHWQVLLQSRAIENTAYVLAPAQTGLHYGRRQTHGHALVIDPWGTVLADAGTAPGLTMAPVDTAHGQRIRAQMPSLQHRRPALF; encoded by the coding sequence GTGAGCAGTTTTCTGGCCGCAGCCCTGCAACTCACCAGCACCTCGGATCCCGATGCCAATCTTGCGGCGGCCGAGGAGCTGATCGAGCTGGCCGCACGCCGCGGCGCCGAACTGGTGGGGCTGCCCGAGAACTTCGCCTTCATGGGCGATGACCAGGAGCGCATCGCCCTGGCCCCGGCCCTCGCCGAACGCTGCAGCCGCTTCCTGGTGACGATGGCGCGCCGGTATCAGGTGACCCTGCTGGGGGGCGGCTTCCCGGTACCGGCGGGCGAGAACCTCACCTACAACCGCGCCGAGCTGGTGGGGGTGGAGGGTCAGCTGCTGGCCCGCTACGACAAGATCCACCTGTTCGACGTCGACATCCCCGACGGGGTGCCGTACCGCGAATCGGCCACCGTGCAGCCGGGTTCGACGCTGCCGCCTGTGGTGGACGTGCCCGGCCTGTGCCGCATCGGCCTGTCCATCTGTTACGACGTGCGCTTCCCGGAGCTCTACCGCCACCTGGCCGGAGCCGGCGCCGAGCTGCTGATGGTGCCGGCCGCCTTCACCGCCTACACCGGCAAGGACCACTGGCAGGTTCTGCTGCAGTCCCGGGCGATCGAGAACACCGCCTATGTGCTCGCCCCCGCCCAGACCGGCCTCCACTACGGCCGCCGCCAGACCCACGGCCACGCGCTGGTGATCGATCCCTGGGGCACGGTTCTGGCCGATGCGGGCACCGCTCCGGGCCTGACGATGGCACCGGTGGACACTGCCCACGGGCAGCGCATCCGCGCCCAGATGCCGAGCCTGCAGCATCGCCGGCCGGCGCTGTTCTGA
- a CDS encoding 2-phosphosulfolactate phosphatase family protein: MQIAYFHTSEAVPPVRPPSEGGPDGAVVIDVLRATTTIAWSLQNGAEAIQAFADLAELEAAAAAWPADQRLRAGERGGKRVDGYDLGNSPLAVTPEVVGGKRIFMSTTNGTRSLAAVREVPLLLTACLPNRTAVARRLIERDCQLVWIVGSGWEGDYSLEDSLAAGAVASAAIELAVGPHRGVHCANDEMLAALALWQQWRHDTETCLRAASHGQRLIGIGDHDADFTCCSAVDSLQIVPIQAEPGVLRAS, translated from the coding sequence ATGCAGATCGCCTATTTCCACACCTCCGAAGCGGTGCCACCGGTGCGGCCCCCCAGCGAGGGCGGCCCCGATGGAGCGGTGGTGATCGACGTGCTGCGGGCCACCACCACGATCGCCTGGTCGCTGCAGAACGGTGCCGAGGCGATCCAGGCCTTCGCTGATCTGGCCGAACTCGAGGCCGCCGCCGCCGCCTGGCCGGCCGACCAGCGCCTGCGGGCCGGCGAGCGGGGCGGCAAGCGCGTCGACGGCTACGACCTGGGCAACTCCCCGCTGGCGGTCACACCGGAGGTGGTGGGCGGCAAGCGCATCTTCATGAGCACCACCAACGGCACCCGCTCCCTGGCGGCCGTGCGCGAGGTGCCACTGCTGCTCACCGCCTGCCTGCCGAACCGCACCGCCGTGGCCCGGCGGCTGATCGAGCGCGACTGCCAGCTGGTCTGGATCGTGGGCAGCGGCTGGGAGGGCGACTACTCGCTGGAGGACAGCCTGGCAGCCGGGGCAGTGGCCTCGGCGGCGATCGAGCTGGCGGTCGGTCCCCACCGCGGCGTGCACTGCGCCAACGACGAGATGCTGGCCGCCCTGGCCCTGTGGCAGCAGTGGCGCCACGACACCGAGACCTGCCTGCGCGCCGCCAGCCACGGCCAGCGGCTGATCGGGATCGGTGACCACGACGCCGATTTCACCTGCTGCAGCGCCGTCGACAGCCTGCAGATCGTGCCGATCCAGGCCGAGCCGGGCGTGCTGCGGGCCAGCTGA
- a CDS encoding UbiD family decarboxylase encodes MTIAPAAPALTRRSRRDLRGFLELLEQRGRLRRISAPVDPDLELAAIADRVLAAGGPALLFENVIGSTIPVAVNLLGTQERVLWSLGMERPEELEALGEKLALLQQPRPPKGAREAVRFGSVLLDVLKARPDLDLTPPCRQQVFRGDEVNLDALPLLRPWPGDGGRIITLGLVITKDPETGTPNVGVYRLQQQSINTMTVHWLSVRGGARHLRKAAAMGKKLEIAIAIGVHPLLVLAAATPIPVQLSEWLFAGLYAGEGVRLAKCRTVNLEVPSHSELVLEGTITPGEELADGPFGDHMGFYGGIEESPLIRFQCVTQRRDPIYLTTFSGRPPKEDAMLAIALNRIYTPILRQQIPEIVDFFLPMEGLSYKLAVIAIDKAYPGQAKRAAMAFWSALPQFTYTKFVVVVDKNINIRDPRQVIWAISALVDPQRDLFVLEDTPFDTLDFASERLGLGGRLAIDATTKVGPEKRHPWGEPLSRPVALEQRLDARWAELGLADVQGSEPDPALFGYTLEHVLERLTGMRT; translated from the coding sequence ATGACCATCGCTCCGGCCGCGCCTGCGCTCACCCGCCGCAGCCGCCGCGATCTGCGGGGCTTCCTGGAGCTGCTCGAGCAGCGGGGCCGGCTGCGGCGCATCAGCGCTCCGGTCGATCCGGATCTGGAGCTGGCGGCAATCGCCGATCGGGTTCTGGCTGCTGGGGGACCGGCGCTGCTCTTTGAGAATGTGATCGGCTCCACCATTCCGGTGGCGGTCAACCTGCTGGGGACCCAGGAGCGGGTGCTCTGGAGCCTCGGCATGGAGCGGCCCGAGGAGCTGGAGGCTCTCGGTGAGAAGCTGGCGCTGCTGCAGCAACCCCGCCCGCCCAAAGGCGCCCGCGAGGCCGTGCGCTTCGGCTCGGTGCTGCTTGACGTGCTCAAGGCGCGCCCCGATCTCGATCTCACGCCACCCTGCCGCCAGCAGGTGTTCCGGGGGGATGAGGTCAATCTCGACGCACTGCCGCTGCTGCGGCCCTGGCCCGGCGATGGCGGCCGGATCATCACCCTTGGTCTGGTGATCACCAAGGACCCGGAGACCGGCACGCCGAATGTGGGGGTGTACCGGCTGCAGCAACAGTCGATCAACACCATGACGGTGCACTGGCTGAGTGTGCGCGGCGGCGCCCGCCACCTGCGCAAGGCGGCGGCCATGGGCAAGAAACTGGAGATCGCCATCGCCATCGGCGTGCATCCGCTGCTGGTGCTGGCGGCGGCCACACCGATTCCGGTGCAGCTGAGCGAATGGCTGTTCGCCGGCCTCTATGCGGGCGAAGGCGTGCGACTGGCCAAGTGCAGGACCGTGAACCTGGAGGTGCCCAGCCACAGCGAACTGGTGCTGGAGGGCACGATCACCCCCGGAGAGGAGCTGGCCGACGGGCCCTTCGGCGACCACATGGGCTTCTACGGGGGCATCGAGGAGTCGCCGCTGATCCGCTTCCAGTGCGTCACACAGCGGCGCGATCCGATCTATCTCACCACCTTCAGCGGCCGCCCCCCGAAGGAGGACGCGATGCTGGCGATCGCCCTCAATCGCATCTACACGCCGATCCTGCGCCAGCAGATCCCGGAGATCGTCGATTTCTTCCTGCCGATGGAGGGGCTCAGCTACAAGCTGGCGGTGATCGCCATCGACAAGGCCTACCCGGGGCAGGCGAAGCGAGCGGCAATGGCCTTCTGGAGCGCCTTGCCCCAGTTCACTTACACCAAGTTCGTGGTGGTGGTGGACAAGAACATCAACATCCGCGATCCCCGTCAGGTGATCTGGGCGATCAGCGCCCTGGTGGATCCGCAGCGTGACCTGTTCGTTCTGGAGGACACCCCCTTCGACACCCTCGATTTCGCCAGCGAGCGGCTGGGCCTGGGCGGTCGCCTGGCGATCGACGCCACCACCAAGGTCGGCCCGGAGAAGCGCCATCCCTGGGGTGAACCCCTGAGCCGTCCAGTCGCGCTGGAGCAGCGGCTCGATGCACGCTGGGCGGAACTGGGCCTGGCGGATGTGCAGGGGAGCGAGCCGGATCCGGCCCTGTTCGGCTACACACTCGAGCACGTTCTCGAGCGGCTGACGGGGATGCGGACCTGA
- a CDS encoding Rrf2 family transcriptional regulator, translated as MLSRAAAIALRALVELAREPALTLSVAELARRQQLPQPMLEQILLRLRRAGVVEARRGRQGGYRLAQQAEMLPLARVLEAVELPRARPQAHAGTPPLAPLRTAPLVSEEPGNSLGASAGHRVEQQLRRRLERLVQLELQRLTLAELLYDQRSWEASLGPEGGVMLS; from the coding sequence ATGTTGAGCCGCGCCGCCGCCATCGCCCTGCGGGCTTTGGTGGAGCTGGCCCGTGAGCCCGCCCTGACGCTGTCGGTGGCGGAGCTGGCAAGGCGGCAGCAGCTGCCTCAGCCCATGCTGGAGCAGATTCTGTTGCGGCTCAGGCGCGCCGGTGTGGTGGAGGCCCGCCGTGGCCGTCAGGGCGGCTATCGGCTGGCGCAGCAGGCCGAGATGCTGCCGCTGGCCCGGGTGCTGGAGGCCGTCGAGCTCCCGCGCGCCAGGCCGCAGGCCCACGCCGGGACGCCCCCCCTCGCCCCGCTTCGCACCGCGCCACTGGTATCCGAAGAGCCGGGGAACAGCCTCGGAGCCTCCGCCGGCCATCGGGTGGAGCAGCAGCTGCGGCGTCGGTTGGAGCGTCTCGTGCAGCTGGAGCTGCAGCGCCTCACCCTGGCGGAACTGCTGTACGACCAGCGCAGCTGGGAGGCCAGCCTCGGCCCCGAAGGAGGCGTGATGCTCAGCTGA
- the crtL gene encoding lycopene beta cyclase yields the protein MSDSDVLVIGAGPAALVIAAELAEKGLAVTALAPADPRTPWVNTYGIWADEVEALGLSPLLSHRWLDTVSYFGAGGGQVDGGDAPLPHGRAYGLFDKALLQGHLLERFARAGGRWQKGLAAAIEHDADGSSIRVRSAEGVLDAAATSSGEPAPAHLRAALVIDATGHDPVFVRRDPDGPVAGQAAYGIVGRFSAPPIAPGQFVFMDYRADHLSEAERREEPPTFLYAMDLGEGVFFVEETSLALAPAVPFALLRERLNRRLAHRGVKVLEIRHEEFCLFPMNPPLPDLQQRVVGFGGAASMVHPASGYLVGGLLRRAPGLAAAVDAAWREGLRGEALSRAAWQGLWPASLRWRHAFYRFGLEKLMRFDEARLRNHFATFFSLPSELWYGFLTNTLEPSRLLAAMVRLFGLAPWDVRWGLMGLQGREAALLAPMLRPGRQHAATFRQEWRRE from the coding sequence CTGTCCGACTCCGATGTGCTGGTGATCGGCGCCGGGCCGGCGGCTCTGGTGATCGCCGCCGAACTCGCGGAGAAGGGGCTGGCGGTGACGGCTCTGGCTCCGGCAGATCCGCGCACTCCCTGGGTCAACACCTATGGCATCTGGGCCGACGAGGTGGAGGCCCTGGGGCTCTCCCCTCTGCTGTCCCATCGCTGGCTGGACACGGTCAGTTATTTCGGGGCCGGCGGCGGGCAGGTGGACGGCGGCGATGCTCCCCTGCCCCATGGCCGCGCCTACGGCCTGTTCGACAAGGCTCTGCTGCAGGGCCATCTGCTGGAGCGCTTCGCACGCGCCGGCGGCCGCTGGCAGAAGGGCCTGGCTGCGGCGATCGAGCACGACGCCGATGGTTCCTCGATCCGTGTGCGGTCTGCCGAAGGCGTCCTAGATGCTGCCGCCACCTCCTCGGGAGAGCCCGCTCCCGCGCACCTGCGCGCCGCCCTGGTGATCGATGCCACCGGCCACGATCCGGTGTTCGTGCGGCGCGATCCCGACGGCCCGGTGGCGGGCCAGGCCGCCTACGGCATCGTCGGTCGCTTCTCCGCTCCGCCGATCGCGCCGGGGCAGTTCGTGTTCATGGACTACCGCGCCGATCACCTCAGCGAGGCGGAGCGCCGGGAGGAGCCGCCCACTTTTCTCTACGCGATGGATCTGGGCGAGGGGGTGTTCTTCGTCGAGGAGACCTCCCTGGCCCTGGCGCCGGCGGTGCCGTTCGCGCTGCTGCGGGAGCGGCTGAACCGCCGCCTGGCCCACCGCGGCGTGAAGGTGCTCGAGATCCGGCACGAGGAGTTCTGCCTGTTCCCGATGAATCCGCCTCTGCCGGATCTGCAGCAGCGGGTGGTGGGCTTCGGGGGGGCAGCCTCGATGGTGCACCCTGCCTCCGGCTATCTGGTCGGGGGCCTGTTGCGCCGCGCTCCCGGCCTGGCCGCTGCCGTGGACGCGGCATGGCGGGAGGGGCTGCGGGGCGAAGCGCTCTCCCGCGCCGCCTGGCAGGGCCTCTGGCCGGCTTCGCTGCGCTGGCGTCACGCGTTTTATCGCTTCGGCCTCGAGAAGCTGATGCGCTTTGACGAGGCGCGGCTGCGCAATCACTTCGCCACCTTCTTCTCGTTGCCCTCCGAGCTGTGGTATGGCTTTCTCACCAACACCCTGGAGCCGTCCCGGCTGCTGGCGGCGATGGTGCGCCTCTTCGGCCTGGCCCCGTGGGATGTGCGCTGGGGGCTGATGGGCCTGCAGGGACGGGAGGCGGCGCTGCTGGCCCCCATGCTGCGGCCGGGGCGCCAGCATGCAGCCACCTTCAGGCAGGAGTGGCGCCGTGAATGA